Proteins from one Gasterosteus aculeatus chromosome 11, fGasAcu3.hap1.1, whole genome shotgun sequence genomic window:
- the camsap3 gene encoding calmodulin-regulated spectrin-associated protein 3 isoform X4 has translation MVDSPTARKTLVVPDIKPSDAYDRTRAKICASVGWLLAKSYGGAESVPPELRDPFYCDQYEQEHLKPPVTRLLQSSELYCRTYGLLLGGGGGGEAQPKDNGALLQLLAERGVVPKDQGKAATDADLRHKPIKMSSHLAMMDALMAMGAMETVAVVKRRGSAELPGGASKWEDALLHWVNELNQKLRERTEGAQNDASQAITEPEPVQPSLRYRKDKTQSKQKPIFPTVDEVKDLSTGCAVAAVIHYYCPGLLRLEDVCMKESMSVADSLYNLHFIHEFCDSCLKSCCHLSLEDMLYTPQELQVNLLSFLAELLSWFEVRRPEFVQPIDKLDGSTPVSQSSLSGSRTSPSIFKKPFLPISSPAPEGVGKTWSKKPLSRPMSAVSFSIPFGLDSDVDIVMGNPVITRSLSSDQLNPAGQNVSRVPHTPPEDLSRLLSKPPGSNGPPRASWATQPQSVPRMAEENGLVPSETGELPTIEEALQIIHSNNKMEPRLHPDGAPDGFYLHSPDDPASSRHNNPTPTSCSAPTRSGMMYRPAGESRAPARIRNPSEGSRDDDSVLRDGSVDSDASEDFPKTQSTPTTPAAGSNSARAHGREAPDSGVKMTSFAERKKKQIMDSPKASDHAASSQMTTWAQKSDESPSNSPQLNNEVSELGTRLEEKRKAIEAQKKRIEAIFAKHRQRLGKSAFLQLRKEQSDGGGGEGDGQISTASTADDLSRGTLEERLARMEEEERHEQRPSVEDDGNVKVGLQLNKQAGPSRERAGTPGEKGSGTRGEKAAPLGDYNNAVSKLTAALSSLQSDMQRLTEQQNHLIKKKPAVSGPQTFTQAPSRHSRESTRDFNSTSSSPSHRLINHSTPPKSPKVHRRAQSVPPKPSRSLDVKVPALSRVITAPQNVDRIPHRRRVEHLQSQNQALSSLSFGDSDDTDELRSSGPTPATTPRPSPVPTPAPTPRPDDTMSEVGSNDDHSIFSMDLEAGSPHGFLANKERIADGGCSSGAPSECSFESDATAGMLNGKRSSLIEISLRGNGEEDSQVPDAFSDSMSELTEPEGKGGVGFFFKDEKERPEDEMAQRRAALLEKQQKRAEEMKRRKLEQEKEKELNKPQWMIIEGWANKSEDGAKTPGTPPTARTPPVEGTPQRRGDFTRLEYERRHQLKIMEDLDKVLRQKPTTVRGVKKQRPKAVFRDDSVLSHSPIRGFMGTKVYSRSTMNLSSMANDSGGLTVRKSPSRSHSPGRLMSPKRASAHNGEKDWENGSTISSPASIPEYTGPKLYKEPSFKSNKFIIHNAITRCCLAGKVNEPQKNKIVEEMDASMGNHFLILFRDASCQFRAVYTMNPETEEMVRLTGIGPRIIAPEMVESIYKYSSDRKQFTAIPSKTMSMNVDAFTIPGHFWQKRPGTPKKLGTPK, from the exons AGTTCTCACCTGGCAATGATGGATGCCTTGATGGCGATGGGAGCTATGGAGACGGTGGCTGTGGTAAAGAGGCGTGGTTCTGCCGAGCTACCGGGTGGAGCCTCGAAGTGGGAGGATGCTCTGCTTCATTGGGTTAACGAG TTAAACCAGAAGTTGAGAGAACGCACTGAAGGAGCCCAGAATGACGCGTCTCAGGCAATTACGGAGCCCGAACCCGTTCAACCCTCT ctCCGCTACAGGAAGGATAAAACGCAGTCCAAACAAAAGCCCATCTTTCCAACGGTGGATGAAGTGAAAGACCTGTCCACTGGTTGTGCTGTTGCTGCAGTCATACATTACTATTGCCCCGGCCTGCTAAGACTTGAAG ATGTTTGCATGAAAGAGTCCATGTCCGTGGCGGACAGCCTGTACAACCTGCACTTCATCCATGAATTTTGTGACAGCTGTCTGAAGAGTTGCTGTCACTTGTCGCTGGAGGACATGCTATACACGCCACAGGAGCTTCAG GTCAATTTGCTGAGCTTCTTAGCAGAACTGCTTAGCTGGTTTGAGGTACGAAGGCCAGAATTTGTTCAACCAATAGACAAATTGG atggATCCACACCAGTATCACAAAGTAGCTTGAGTGGCAGCAG AACCTCCCCTTCTATCTTCAAGAAGCCTTTCCTCCCCATCTCCTCTCCTGCGCCAG AAGGAGTTGGAAAGACATGGAGCAAAAAACCTCTCAG ccGCCCCATGTCAGCGGTGTCCTTCAGCATTCCTTTTGGCCTGGACAGCGATGTGGACATTGTGATGGGCAACCCCGTGATAACCCGCTCTCTGAGCTCGGACCAACTCAACCCGGCGGGCCAAAACGTGAGCCGTGTGCCCCACACCCCTCCTGAAGACCTCAGCCGTTTGCTGAGCAAACCCCCCGGCTCCAACGGGCCACCCCGAGCTTCTTGGGCCACCCAGCCTCAGAGCGTTCCAAGGATGGCAGAGGAGAACGGCCTCGTGCCGAGTGAAACGGGAGAGCTGCCCACCATCGAGGAGGCTCTCCAAATCATCCACAGCAACAACAAGATGGAGCCTCGCTTACACCCCGATGGTGCTCCTGATGGTTTCTACCTCCACTCTCCCGATGACCCTGCTAGTTCCAGACATAACAACCCGACCCCCACCAGCTGCTCTGCCCCCACGCGCTCAGGAATGATGTACCGGCCCGCTGGAGAGTCCAGGGCCCCCGCTCGCATCAGAAACCCCTCTGAAGGTTCTCGAGACGATGACTCGGTCTTGAGAGACGGCAGCGTGGACTCTGACGCATCGGAAGACTTTCCCAAAACGCAGTCCACTCCAACCACCCCAGCGGCCGGGTCAAACTCCGCCAGGGCCCACGGCCGAGAGGCGCCCGATAGTGGCGTGAAGATGACCAGCTTTGCGGAACGCAAAAAGAAACAGATTATGGATTCACCGAAAGCCAGCGACCACGCGGCTTCTTCTCAGATGACCACGTGGGCGCAAAAGTCCGACGAGAGCCCAAGCAACAGCCCTCAGCTCAACAACGAGGTGTCGGAGCTGGGAACCCGGCTTGAAGAAAAGCGCAAGGCCATCGAAGCCCAGAAGAAACGCATTGAGGCCATTTTTGCGAAGCACCGACAAAGACTCGGGAAGAGCGCCTTCCTGCAGTTGAGGAAGGAGCAGAGTGACGGAGGAGGGGGCGAAGGGGACGGCCAGATCAGCACCGCGTCCACAGCAGATGACCTCTCCCGTGGGACACTTGAAGAAAGGCTAGCTCgaatggaagaggaagagcggcATGAACAGCGCCCCTCGGTGGAGGATGACGGTAATGTCAAAGTAGGACTGCAGCTCAACAAACAGGCCGGTCCCTCCAGAGAAAGGGCAGGTACGCCAGGAGAGAAGGGCTCTGGGACTCGTGGTGAGAAAGCGGCACCACTCGGGGACTATAACAACGCCGTGTCCAAGCTAACTGCAGCGCTCAGCTCTCTGCAAAGTGACATGCAGCGGCTGACCGAGCAGCAGAACCACTTGATCAAGAAGAAACCCGCAGTTTCCGGCCCTCAAACCTTCACCCAAGCCCCTTCACGCCACTCGCGGGAATCAACCCGAGACTTCAAttcaacctcctcctctccatcccacAGATTAATAAACCACAGCACTCCTCCTAAATCCCCCAAAGTCCATCGCAGAGCCCAATCTGTGCCCCCCAAACCCAGCCGTTCCTTGGACGTTAAGGTCCCGGCCCTCTCAAGGGTCATAACCGCGCCTCAAAACGTGGACCGCATTCCCCACCGCCGTCGCGTAGAGCATTTGCAATCCCAAAACCAGGCTTTGTCCTCGCTCTCATTTGGCGACTCGGACGACACGGATGAGCTGCGCTCATCTGGACCAACTCCCGCCACCACACCAAGACCCAGCCCCGTGCCGACACCTGCCCCTACCCCCCGTCCCGATGACACAATGTCCGAGGTGGGCTCCAATGACGATCACAGTATATTTAGTATGGACCTGGAGGCCGGGTCCCCGCATGGTTTTTTGGCAAACAAGGAAAGGATTGCAGATGGGGGCTGCAGCTCTGGTGCCCCATCAGAGTGCTCCTTCGAGAGCGACGCCACGGCGGGGATGTTGAACGGCAAACGCAGTAGCCTGATAGAGATCTCTCTGCGAGGaaacggggaggaggacagccaAGTGCCGGACGCTTTCTCCGATTCAATGAGTGAACTGACGGAGCCCGAGGGCAAAGGAGGTGTTGGTTTCTTTTTCAAG GATGAAAAGGAGCGACCAGAAGATGAGATGGCCCAGCGACGAGCAGCTTTGCTGGAGAAACAGCAAAAGAGGGCAGAAGAGATGAAAAGACGCAAACTtgagcaggaaaaagaaaaagaattaaA CAAGCCTCAGTGGATGATCATCGAAGGCTGGGCAAACAAGAGCGAGGACGGGGCCAAAACTCCAGGCACCCCTCCGACTGCGCGCACCCCACCTGTTGAGGGGACGCCTCAGCGCAGGGGAGACTTCACTCGCCTGGAGTACGAGAGGAGACATCAGCTGAAGATCATGGAAGACTTGGACAAGGTGCTGAGGCAGAAACCCACCACGGTCCGCGGTGTCAAGAAGCAAAGGCCCAAGGCCGTGTTCAGAGACGACTCCGTCCTCTCTCACAGCCCTATCAGGGGTTTCATGG GCACCAAGGTGTACTCCCGCTCAACCATGAACCTGTCCTCCATGGCCAATGACTCTGGCGGCCTGACAGTCAGGAAGTCTCCCAG CCGTTCACACTCTCCCGGCAGGCTAATGTCCCCCAAACGAGCGAGTGCTCACAACGGAGAGAAGGATTGGGAAAATGGCTCCACTATTTCCTCCCCTGCCTCAATCCCGGAATATACAG GACCAAAGCTGTACAAGGAGCCTAGCTTTAAGTCCAACAAGTTCATCATCCATAATGCCATCACCCGCTGCTGCCTGGCCGGCAAGGTCAATGAACCACAGAAAAACAAGATTGTAGAG GAGATGGACGCGAGCATGGGCAACcacttcctcatcctcttcagAGATGCCAGCTGCCAGTTCAGAGCGGTTTACACCATGAACCCTGAAACTGAGGAGATGGTGCGGCTCACTGGTATTGGCCCACGGATTATTGCACCTGAGATGGTTGAGTCCATTTACAAGTACAGCTCCGACCGCAAGCAGTTCACCGCCATCCCGTCCAAAACAATGTCCATGAATGTCGACGCTTTCACCATCCCTGGTCACTTTTGGCAAAAGCGCCCAGGAACTCCCAAGAAGCTTGGCACCCCCAAATAA
- the camsap3 gene encoding calmodulin-regulated spectrin-associated protein 3 isoform X3 — MVDSPTARKTLVVPDIKPSDAYDRTRAKICASVGWLLAKSYGGAESVPPELRDPFYCDQYEQEHLKPPVTRLLQSSELYCRTYGLLLGGGGGGEAQPKDNGALLQLLAERGVVPKDQGKAATDADLRHKPIKMSSHLAMMDALMAMGAMETVAVVKRRGSAELPGGASKWEDALLHWVNELNQKLRERTEGAQNDASQAITEPEPVQPSCPTRWYWKLVPLRYRKDKTQSKQKPIFPTVDEVKDLSTGCAVAAVIHYYCPGLLRLEDVCMKESMSVADSLYNLHFIHEFCDSCLKSCCHLSLEDMLYTPQELQVNLLSFLAELLSWFEVRRPEFVQPIDKLDGSTPVSQSSLSGSRTSPSIFKKPFLPISSPAPEGVGKTWSKKPLSRPMSAVSFSIPFGLDSDVDIVMGNPVITRSLSSDQLNPAGQNVSRVPHTPPEDLSRLLSKPPGSNGPPRASWATQPQSVPRMAEENGLVPSETGELPTIEEALQIIHSNNKMEPRLHPDGAPDGFYLHSPDDPASSRHNNPTPTSCSAPTRSGMMYRPAGESRAPARIRNPSEGSRDDDSVLRDGSVDSDASEDFPKTQSTPTTPAAGSNSARAHGREAPDSGVKMTSFAERKKKQIMDSPKASDHAASSQMTTWAQKSDESPSNSPQLNNEVSELGTRLEEKRKAIEAQKKRIEAIFAKHRQRLGKSAFLQLRKEQSDGGGGEGDGQISTASTADDLSRGTLEERLARMEEEERHEQRPSVEDDGNVKVGLQLNKQAGPSRERAGTPGEKGSGTRGEKAAPLGDYNNAVSKLTAALSSLQSDMQRLTEQQNHLIKKKPAVSGPQTFTQAPSRHSRESTRDFNSTSSSPSHRLINHSTPPKSPKVHRRAQSVPPKPSRSLDVKVPALSRVITAPQNVDRIPHRRRVEHLQSQNQALSSLSFGDSDDTDELRSSGPTPATTPRPSPVPTPAPTPRPDDTMSEVGSNDDHSIFSMDLEAGSPHGFLANKERIADGGCSSGAPSECSFESDATAGMLNGKRSSLIEISLRGNGEEDSQVPDAFSDSMSELTEPEGKGGVGFFFKDEKERPEDEMAQRRAALLEKQQKRAEEMKRRKLEQEKEKELNKPQWMIIEGWANKSEDGAKTPGTPPTARTPPVEGTPQRRGDFTRLEYERRHQLKIMEDLDKVLRQKPTTVRGVKKQRPKAVFRDDSVLSHSPIRGFMGTKVYSRSTMNLSSMANDSGGLTVRKSPSRSHSPGRLMSPKRASAHNGEKDWENGSTISSPASIPEYTGPKLYKEPSFKSNKFIIHNAITRCCLAGKVNEPQKNKIVEEMDASMGNHFLILFRDASCQFRAVYTMNPETEEMVRLTGIGPRIIAPEMVESIYKYSSDRKQFTAIPSKTMSMNVDAFTIPGHFWQKRPGTPKKLGTPK; from the exons AGTTCTCACCTGGCAATGATGGATGCCTTGATGGCGATGGGAGCTATGGAGACGGTGGCTGTGGTAAAGAGGCGTGGTTCTGCCGAGCTACCGGGTGGAGCCTCGAAGTGGGAGGATGCTCTGCTTCATTGGGTTAACGAG TTAAACCAGAAGTTGAGAGAACGCACTGAAGGAGCCCAGAATGACGCGTCTCAGGCAATTACGGAGCCCGAACCCGTTCAACCCTCT TGCCCTACTCGCTGGTACTGGAAACTTGTTCCT ctCCGCTACAGGAAGGATAAAACGCAGTCCAAACAAAAGCCCATCTTTCCAACGGTGGATGAAGTGAAAGACCTGTCCACTGGTTGTGCTGTTGCTGCAGTCATACATTACTATTGCCCCGGCCTGCTAAGACTTGAAG ATGTTTGCATGAAAGAGTCCATGTCCGTGGCGGACAGCCTGTACAACCTGCACTTCATCCATGAATTTTGTGACAGCTGTCTGAAGAGTTGCTGTCACTTGTCGCTGGAGGACATGCTATACACGCCACAGGAGCTTCAG GTCAATTTGCTGAGCTTCTTAGCAGAACTGCTTAGCTGGTTTGAGGTACGAAGGCCAGAATTTGTTCAACCAATAGACAAATTGG atggATCCACACCAGTATCACAAAGTAGCTTGAGTGGCAGCAG AACCTCCCCTTCTATCTTCAAGAAGCCTTTCCTCCCCATCTCCTCTCCTGCGCCAG AAGGAGTTGGAAAGACATGGAGCAAAAAACCTCTCAG ccGCCCCATGTCAGCGGTGTCCTTCAGCATTCCTTTTGGCCTGGACAGCGATGTGGACATTGTGATGGGCAACCCCGTGATAACCCGCTCTCTGAGCTCGGACCAACTCAACCCGGCGGGCCAAAACGTGAGCCGTGTGCCCCACACCCCTCCTGAAGACCTCAGCCGTTTGCTGAGCAAACCCCCCGGCTCCAACGGGCCACCCCGAGCTTCTTGGGCCACCCAGCCTCAGAGCGTTCCAAGGATGGCAGAGGAGAACGGCCTCGTGCCGAGTGAAACGGGAGAGCTGCCCACCATCGAGGAGGCTCTCCAAATCATCCACAGCAACAACAAGATGGAGCCTCGCTTACACCCCGATGGTGCTCCTGATGGTTTCTACCTCCACTCTCCCGATGACCCTGCTAGTTCCAGACATAACAACCCGACCCCCACCAGCTGCTCTGCCCCCACGCGCTCAGGAATGATGTACCGGCCCGCTGGAGAGTCCAGGGCCCCCGCTCGCATCAGAAACCCCTCTGAAGGTTCTCGAGACGATGACTCGGTCTTGAGAGACGGCAGCGTGGACTCTGACGCATCGGAAGACTTTCCCAAAACGCAGTCCACTCCAACCACCCCAGCGGCCGGGTCAAACTCCGCCAGGGCCCACGGCCGAGAGGCGCCCGATAGTGGCGTGAAGATGACCAGCTTTGCGGAACGCAAAAAGAAACAGATTATGGATTCACCGAAAGCCAGCGACCACGCGGCTTCTTCTCAGATGACCACGTGGGCGCAAAAGTCCGACGAGAGCCCAAGCAACAGCCCTCAGCTCAACAACGAGGTGTCGGAGCTGGGAACCCGGCTTGAAGAAAAGCGCAAGGCCATCGAAGCCCAGAAGAAACGCATTGAGGCCATTTTTGCGAAGCACCGACAAAGACTCGGGAAGAGCGCCTTCCTGCAGTTGAGGAAGGAGCAGAGTGACGGAGGAGGGGGCGAAGGGGACGGCCAGATCAGCACCGCGTCCACAGCAGATGACCTCTCCCGTGGGACACTTGAAGAAAGGCTAGCTCgaatggaagaggaagagcggcATGAACAGCGCCCCTCGGTGGAGGATGACGGTAATGTCAAAGTAGGACTGCAGCTCAACAAACAGGCCGGTCCCTCCAGAGAAAGGGCAGGTACGCCAGGAGAGAAGGGCTCTGGGACTCGTGGTGAGAAAGCGGCACCACTCGGGGACTATAACAACGCCGTGTCCAAGCTAACTGCAGCGCTCAGCTCTCTGCAAAGTGACATGCAGCGGCTGACCGAGCAGCAGAACCACTTGATCAAGAAGAAACCCGCAGTTTCCGGCCCTCAAACCTTCACCCAAGCCCCTTCACGCCACTCGCGGGAATCAACCCGAGACTTCAAttcaacctcctcctctccatcccacAGATTAATAAACCACAGCACTCCTCCTAAATCCCCCAAAGTCCATCGCAGAGCCCAATCTGTGCCCCCCAAACCCAGCCGTTCCTTGGACGTTAAGGTCCCGGCCCTCTCAAGGGTCATAACCGCGCCTCAAAACGTGGACCGCATTCCCCACCGCCGTCGCGTAGAGCATTTGCAATCCCAAAACCAGGCTTTGTCCTCGCTCTCATTTGGCGACTCGGACGACACGGATGAGCTGCGCTCATCTGGACCAACTCCCGCCACCACACCAAGACCCAGCCCCGTGCCGACACCTGCCCCTACCCCCCGTCCCGATGACACAATGTCCGAGGTGGGCTCCAATGACGATCACAGTATATTTAGTATGGACCTGGAGGCCGGGTCCCCGCATGGTTTTTTGGCAAACAAGGAAAGGATTGCAGATGGGGGCTGCAGCTCTGGTGCCCCATCAGAGTGCTCCTTCGAGAGCGACGCCACGGCGGGGATGTTGAACGGCAAACGCAGTAGCCTGATAGAGATCTCTCTGCGAGGaaacggggaggaggacagccaAGTGCCGGACGCTTTCTCCGATTCAATGAGTGAACTGACGGAGCCCGAGGGCAAAGGAGGTGTTGGTTTCTTTTTCAAG GATGAAAAGGAGCGACCAGAAGATGAGATGGCCCAGCGACGAGCAGCTTTGCTGGAGAAACAGCAAAAGAGGGCAGAAGAGATGAAAAGACGCAAACTtgagcaggaaaaagaaaaagaattaaA CAAGCCTCAGTGGATGATCATCGAAGGCTGGGCAAACAAGAGCGAGGACGGGGCCAAAACTCCAGGCACCCCTCCGACTGCGCGCACCCCACCTGTTGAGGGGACGCCTCAGCGCAGGGGAGACTTCACTCGCCTGGAGTACGAGAGGAGACATCAGCTGAAGATCATGGAAGACTTGGACAAGGTGCTGAGGCAGAAACCCACCACGGTCCGCGGTGTCAAGAAGCAAAGGCCCAAGGCCGTGTTCAGAGACGACTCCGTCCTCTCTCACAGCCCTATCAGGGGTTTCATGG GCACCAAGGTGTACTCCCGCTCAACCATGAACCTGTCCTCCATGGCCAATGACTCTGGCGGCCTGACAGTCAGGAAGTCTCCCAG CCGTTCACACTCTCCCGGCAGGCTAATGTCCCCCAAACGAGCGAGTGCTCACAACGGAGAGAAGGATTGGGAAAATGGCTCCACTATTTCCTCCCCTGCCTCAATCCCGGAATATACAG GACCAAAGCTGTACAAGGAGCCTAGCTTTAAGTCCAACAAGTTCATCATCCATAATGCCATCACCCGCTGCTGCCTGGCCGGCAAGGTCAATGAACCACAGAAAAACAAGATTGTAGAG GAGATGGACGCGAGCATGGGCAACcacttcctcatcctcttcagAGATGCCAGCTGCCAGTTCAGAGCGGTTTACACCATGAACCCTGAAACTGAGGAGATGGTGCGGCTCACTGGTATTGGCCCACGGATTATTGCACCTGAGATGGTTGAGTCCATTTACAAGTACAGCTCCGACCGCAAGCAGTTCACCGCCATCCCGTCCAAAACAATGTCCATGAATGTCGACGCTTTCACCATCCCTGGTCACTTTTGGCAAAAGCGCCCAGGAACTCCCAAGAAGCTTGGCACCCCCAAATAA